AAAAGTTGACCCCTACAAATTCCCTTTAGAAAACATCCATCTAGCCCTATACATCTTCTGCATCCttgttgaaaaccctttttcatagcatcaaaacaaatataaaaagagtGAAATTGTTTCATACCATTTCCTGATTCTGAATCTTTAAGCTTCACAACACATGAAGTGCTACCAGGATTTGTTTGGAGTAACATATCCTTGTAGTCTAGGATTCTGTTAAATTCTGCCACATGATCTCCcataatttcctttaaaataatttttcttgtttttaaacAAACTGCCTTGCCTACTTGAACATTCAACTCTTTCCTCACCAATTCTTGTATCTCCCACCCTTTTATACTAGGTTGAGAAATAATCCTATCTTTCAGATACTTGCATAAGAACTTTgaattacataaaatattattggtgGTCCTGGTACATTTGTGCCTTGGATTGTATGTCTTGATAGTAAAGTTCTCACTCCTTCCTTCCTTGCTTGCATACAACAGCCATGGACAACCACTTTTACACTTCACTCTCACTCTAGTACTCTCATTCACATACTTATCTAACTCAACTCCTTTTTTTATAGCATATTTTGTAACTGCCTCTCTAAATTGCTTTACACTTTCAAATATTAAACCACACTGCCATACTACAATATCACAAGAAGAATCATATACCACCCTATTACTCTTCTTTCTCCCCCTTAAACTCCCTCCTTCAAGTTCATCATCAGAAACAGGTTCTTCTTCATCACTTTTAAAACTATCACAGTCAGAACTGTCATAGTATGGCTCATCCTCTGTTGGCTTACCCTTGaaattctttttccctttttcaataTCCTCATACCCTTCATCAAATCCAACTTCACCTAAAAATCCTTTtggtttttccttcttctttctcctcCTACTTTCTCTAAGTTTTCTCACATCTTCCTTAACAATTTTCAACTCCTCATGCACATCACTATCATAGTCAATAGACTGGTCAGAACAGACAGAATCACTGTCTATGTCTTCCTCTGCATTTTCTTGGGTAATTGGCTCAACTTCTTGTTGAATAGAAGGTTCAGTTCCTTGTTGGATAGTTGGTTCAACTTCTTCTTCAGTATCAGTCCAATCTATTGAAGAATAATCATCATCACTTTCTTGTTGGCATTCTTGTTCGACCCTTGCAATCCCATTATTTTCAAGTCTTTCAGTAGCTGGAAAGGAAGAAGAGGAACCTAAACCTAGATCTGATTTTTTTGGTTGTGCAGTTAGAGATTCCCCAGGTGAATTAAAAGACTCAACCACTTGACTTAAAGATTGACTAATTTGACCTTCACTGGGACCCACATCATCCAGAATAGTGTTATCACACACATAAATATCTATTGTGTCCCCATCATGCATAAATAATGCCATGCTACAAATGTCcatgtcatttttcaattccATTAAATCACCTCCTAGAGATGGAGCTGCATATATTTTTCCTAACTTACTAATCCCAAAAGACTTAGCATAATCTGCAAGTTCAGGAATTGATAAATGATCTTCATCCACATTATCTACATATTCAGTCCTACCCCCAACATATACTGGACCTACCTCACTCACCAACATACCCCCAAATTTGAACCTTAAATTGAGGTACTTATTAGTCATAGTGTcaacctataaccacaataataATCAGTATATTGTACAATGCAAGCAACAAAATcgaaacatatataataacacCAAAACATAAGCAACAATTGGTACTTAGGATAGTAGATGTATTACTCATCAACATACAATAGGCATCCCACACAATAtacttaaacaaattataaaataccCCACCATTTAACAATACCAGAAACCCTAATACTTAGAACcttaattttaccaaaaagCCTAAATTTCATGCATGAATAAGGTAAAAAGCTTCATAATAATACATTCATTAAGTGAAAATTCTAGTTGAAAAGTATTAGACCCCTAATCGGAAACTCAATCGGAAACTATGGCGAAACGTTAAACGAAATAGGCAAAATAGGCAAAATATGtatgaaaaagtaaagaaaacagACAACAATACATCAAGCCTACGCGAAATCGAGTGGATAATCACTTACTTGTAGACACAATTTCAGACAAGATCCAAAGAAAATCGACCAAACACTTCACGAACTGCAACTGGCACAAATCTACCGTTACTTTGTCGATTACACTTGCCAAATCTACTCGTTACTTTGTCGATTACACTTTCGTGAGAGGTTTAGAGAAAATCAAAGAGAGGTTTAGGGAAAATCAAAGAGAGGTTTAGAGAAAATCGACCAAACACTTCACGAACTCTCTAATGGCACAAATCTACTCGTTACTTTGTCGATTACACTTTCGTGAGAGGTTTAGGGAAGATCAAAGAGAGGTTTAGGGAAGATCAAAGATAGGTTTAGGGAAGATCAAAGAGAGGTTCAGAGAAAATCGAGAAGCTTCTTTCAGAAGTTTAAACATTTGTGAATTTTGAAGGTCGGTATTATCTaggtaacaaaatatttatctaggtggcaaattatttatctaggtggtaaattatttatctaggtggtaaaatatttatctaCGTGTCATGCGCGTGTAGACACGATCATATTGAGTGGACGGAAAAGGTGTACGTGTAGGATGAAAaagcaagttcaggggggtaattgaaacaaaataaagtttaggtgtacattgaataaaaagcttcaagttcaggggggtaatgaatacttttgccaAAAAGAAAACTATTGGCAACTAAAGATTTCAACCTCCCCAAAAAGtataatattgattgaaaaaattaaacatgtacgttttaatttaataaaaataatttttataatggatatttaaaataaagtacatcaataatagtttttttttgtaatttaactgTCAAAAAAGATTAGTGTAACACAATTATTTTTTGCTTAAGTCATATACAAACTCTTAAAGTTGTCTGTCTATTTCACTTGAACACataaatctttattcatattgAACACCTTATTTGTTGAAAAGTCATTCTTATTAGACACAAAATGTTGATATGGCAAAATTGTGTGTTTCACTCTCTTTTAAGCGAGTAGAACtgttgaaaatagtttttttttcttttttcccatCTAACTTATATtcctaaattaatataataggattgatttaaaaacaaaaaggaagTATTCTTCTCCAGTCAATAttcttatttctctttcttcttctttatctttagTTGTAACATTTTTCTGGCTTCACCGATTTTCGGGGATATCGACAGCGTCACTCCTATTGCCATCCACCTTCTCTTCTATCACTTTTCTTTAGCCAGCCCTCCCTCCCCCTTACCATCATCGTTTTCTagcaaaatttcatttttttttcaaggttTGATCTAAACATATACTTATGTCAATATGATCCAATAATAAAGAATcacatgaattaattaaaatcgttagttaaaaataaatgaagagtTTTTCAACAAGACggagagaaaaaaattacagtaaaaatataaattgaggGAGGGATTGTCCTGTGGAGTATTGAGAATGTTACAGTTGCGATTCACTTGAGAGGTAAAGGTGGGTTTGCCATAGGGTGAGTGGGTGggtttttttagatttttttataattttttcgaGTCAGTTAAATAGGCTAAAATGGTGatttttagaatattatttttaaataatttttttaattcaaatatcaCATGTCATCATTTGATTTATCAATTTGCCATGTCATAGTGAGCACACACATTTCATATTTTGGCTGattgttaaaaaaatgttaaatatgtATCAATTTTAAGGTTATAGGTATTCAATAgttacaaaaattaattgaggTTCTTAAATGAAATATGCGAATAACTTTAAGGCAATAGAAATGACTTaagtcattattattttttcaaaaaatacttttctcaaaaactatttttaaaaagtgcttttaaaaaaagatatttttaacaTTAATGCCAAACAAGCTCTTAGtatttctaaaaagaaaaacatttgaattactatattgttaaataaaaataaaaacaactttCATCGAATATTCTCAATATTTGAGTGACCATTCAGAAATTCTTGGTCTTCTTCCAATAGTACAATgttttattactttatatatagTGTATTCTCAAAACTAAGGAAACCTCCTTGCAATTTCTCCTTTcgttttttcttctctttggaATCATGTTTCAACTCATCCCCtgcttgactttttttttcttcttgttgtacTTCATTCAAATTTAGTTTGGAAATTAATAACTTTTGTATTTCATACATTGAATCTTTACGTTGTTAATTATTTGTAAATATTGAAGATCAGTTTTTAATGTAGCACatgtaaaatattaaagattCACACTCATAAAACtttataagttaattttttttttaaaagaagactAAAATTTATGTTCAACTACAactaattacattaattaatgaGAATAAAAATCGAAAACTATGTTCCATTTATATCTTAATCtacttttcttaaaaatataaaatacctcaaaaattcaattaatataaaacagAAGGGAGTATAATTTTTCTTCAATgtgaactatatatataaatattttccaCATGCCTATCAACTTCTTCTCCATTTTAAGTCTTTATTATCATCCAACACATAAATCACAATCATACCAAATTATCTAATTCCAATATGTTACTGTCTTGACATCTTGACTATAAggtataaaaaagaaatttaacaaCCCCACTCCAAGTTTCCTACTAATTCCTCCATGACGACCAAGTcaaatagatataaaaaaaataatattataattacattattttgGTAGTACAATTACATGTAACCCACAATCAATTTGCAAATTTTCAAACATCATCTAACAATGTGTCCAACTCAATTATTCTtcatctctcttttttttctattcatcaTCAACTCCAGTAAAGCTGATAATACTACGTCATTTGGTTACTGCCCTTCATCTGTTTGCGATAATGGCCTTAATATTTCATATCCTTTTTGGAGACTTGATAAGTACAACTCCGACTCTCCACAATACTGTGGTTACCCAGGATTTGGGATCAATTGCTCCCAAAtcgattcaattttatatatttccgGTGACTCTTACAACGTTACGAATATTGATTACAGTGTCTATTCAATTAATCTGGTGGATATTGATGCTCTTGATAACAAAATATGCCCTAGAGTACATCATAATGTTACTCTAGATGAAGACTTGCCATTGAAATATTCGGAGCTTGATTTGTTTGTTAATTTCTATTACAACTGTATCCATTCCCCTAATTCATATAATATTGCCTATCCATTTGATTGCTTAAACTCCAATGGGAACAAGTCATATCATGCTGAGGAGGAGGAAGATTTCGATTGGACTAGAATTTGTGAGAAGAAAGTGGTGGTGCCTGTGACAAAGGATGGGTTTACTAGAGGAATTGGTGCGGCGATGGTTGAGGGGTTTCTATTGCATTGGGTGAACGCAACGGAGTGCGTAGAGTGTGAGGCATCACAGGGGCGTTGCGGTTACAACAATTCAACTCACGAATCCTTGTGCTACTGCAAAGATGGAACCGTAAAATTTGATAACTGCAACACCAAAGGTACGCCTTTTTCTTTCAACCTAATTCTTTTTATACTATTAGTAAattcaatttatcaaaatatatatacctCAATGCCGTAGTTGGACACCCTTGGtcgaaaaaaaataacacatatatataagtaaaataatatacgAAATgattaagtaatatattttggACACCTTTAATATAACAAATTGTTATTTCTGATAACCTTTTATTAAATTCCTGACTCCGTCACGGTGGatcgaaaaaaaaaagagttcaaACTTTTAATCAAttgcattaattatttatgatcaAATGGTTGATGCAACCCGGAGACTTCTTCCTCTCATTTCCTTTTTCAGGGATTAGGTGTTAACTAGGACAGCCATTAACTgagatcatatttttcttccaaTGTGTTTTTagaatcaatttatttaaagtttgaaatatatattaaattataaaatttaaatatttaaaaattatatgaaaaatattattgatttaattcTTTTAGTCATATCAATATGAGAAAAGagtatattttaaagtttttattaaagtttttattatgtaattaaaaaaaattatgagaattaaaaaaataatattaagttcATTGACTAGCTGACTTTGGAATTTTGACTTTGTCAGAAAATATCATAGCCCTATCACTATCAGCATTTGGAcggaaattttttatttagctTCTCAATAATTGCGTGAGGTTACTTTTATGTGGATTCAAATTTTACAGTTCTGAATACACATAATCTGGGTCCTATTTATTTGtaataagataaaaagaaatttcatatagCTACATAACAATTTTctgaagtaaaaataaaaaatttcatatcaatatCAATGCTTCGTCTAAATCTGAAGTCATAactgttgggaaagacaaggcactaacaaagaatgtctgacaggataacagcggaagaatacccaagtctatactttcccttttcgatttgaaccaagagaagacaaacaaccacaagcaatatgatagtaaggcagcaagtaattcaaccaaacaaatataacaagacaataataaaccaatcacacaagacaccaagatttacgtggaaaacccttcgatgtgaagagtaaaaaaccacgggaccaaaaaatccactataatcaccaagagttacaatattgttctccaaaattggccacaaaacaagtgccaaacaacgagcaacaacaaaataagattgcaccaaatctagagaattaaaggagcaaaatcaccaatttcgcagctactgttcacgacagcaaaactgaagctgcaggccaccaaatccaactctgtcagttcctaatcaaagattgagatgaatataatatgctgtccaaaaatcagctcaatcggacaagaaacgaagcgggaatcgcaatttgaagttggctgttagggctgaattttgactgcgaaaactgctctctttctctctttttggctgctgaaaaaactctctgtgtatatgaaaataagacctaaataggcttatatttgcctcataagaatgggcctatgggcaaaaatgggttggtccaaattgggcttttatttatccacataggaagggaaaaaggcccataacccaacaattctccccctcacgactatgtggaggagaccgccatcccggcgaccatgcaacaatcttcaaacttccctcttggcaaagctttagtcatcatatcggaaccattgtcatttgtatgaatcttttcaagctcaagcaacttagaatccaacacatctcgaatccaatggtatctcacatcaatgtgtttagaccgaccatggaacgtagaattcttgccaagatgtatagcactttgactgtcacaataaagcacatacctctcttgagcacaaccaagttcccccaagaatctcttcatccaaagcaattctttacaagcttcaacgacagcaataagctcagcttctgtagtagatagagcaacacatttttgcaacctagattgccaagacacagctccccctgcaaaagtaaccaagtaccctgaagtagacttgcgagtatcaacatcaccagccatgtctgaatcagtataaccacaaagaataggcttccctgtaccaaaacacaaactcagactagaagtgccacagagatatctcataacccacttcacagcattccaatgttctcttcccggattagaaagaaaacggctaacaactccaacagcgtgagcaatatccggtcttgtacaaaccatcgcatacatcaaactaccaacagctgaagcataaggaactttcttcatatcttccttctcatcatcactagaaggacactgtttcgtgctcaatttgaagtgcatagctaaaggtgtactgacaaccttagctttgtccatgctgaatctgcgaagtactttctgaatgtacttctcttgtgataataccaatttcttggcctttctatcacggacaatctgcatgccaagaatctgccttgctggtcctaagtctttcatagcaaaagacttactcaactcttgcttcaacttctgaatcctgcaagtattatgaccaacaacaagcatgtcatcaacataaagcaacacaataataaagtcaccatcagagaacttttgcacaaaaacacaatggtctgaagaagtcttcttgaagccctgctgactcataaaagaaccaaacttcctgtaccactgcctgggagcttgtttcaaaccatacaagctcttcttcaatttgcaaacataattctctttacccttgacttcaaaaccttccggttgctccatataaatttcttcatctaagtcaccatggaggaaagcagttttaacatccatttgctcaacctctaaatctagacttgcagccaagcctagaaccacacgaatggatgacatcttcacaactggagagaatatctcatcaaaatcaactccccttttctgattaaatcccttgacaactaatctagctttgtaccgtggaactggattaccatcttcatgtttcacccgaaaaacccacctgtttttcaaagcttttctgtctttaggtaacttaaccaaatcaaaggtatgattatcatgcaaggatttaatctcatcttccatagcatcaaaccacctttctttttcttcactttccatggcctcatcaagactctcaggttctcccccgtcagtcaagagtacatactcattgggagaataacgagatgaaggaattctctctctactagatcgtctgagagaactctctggagcatctataattggttgttggacaaccacatcatcttgcactggagcatcaacaacatcatgccggtcattctgaacatgatcaccatcttcattatcaacttgattttcatcattatgaagattttcttccggtgcaatagtcaaaggaactggatcaacatcaactaagctctcactactctgaaaatcagccttgtcagctttgtcaaaatcttcaattgtttggtcttcaaagaacacaacatcacggcttctaacaagtttcttctcaacaggatcat
This portion of the Solanum pennellii chromosome 12, SPENNV200 genome encodes:
- the LOC107006244 gene encoding LEAF RUST 10 DISEASE-RESISTANCE LOCUS RECEPTOR-LIKE PROTEIN KINASE-like 2.1 isoform X1, with the translated sequence MCPTQLFFISLFFLFIINSSKADNTTSFGYCPSSVCDNGLNISYPFWRLDKYNSDSPQYCGYPGFGINCSQIDSILYISGDSYNVTNIDYSVYSINLVDIDALDNKICPRVHHNVTLDEDLPLKYSELDLFVNFYYNCIHSPNSYNIAYPFDCLNSNGNKSYHAEEEEDFDWTRICEKKVVVPVTKDGFTRGIGAAMVEGFLLHWVNATECVECEASQGRCGYNNSTHESLCYCKDGTVKFDNCNTKENIIALSLSAFGRKFFI
- the LOC107006244 gene encoding LEAF RUST 10 DISEASE-RESISTANCE LOCUS RECEPTOR-LIKE PROTEIN KINASE-like 2.1 isoform X2, whose protein sequence is MCPTQLFFISLFFLFIINSSKADNTTSFGYCPSSVCDNGLNISYPFWRLDKYNSDSPQYCGYPGFGINCSQIDSILYISGDSYNVTNIDYSVYSINLVDIDALDNKICPRVHHNVTLDEDLPLKYSELDLFVNFYYNCIHSPNSYNIAYPFDCLNSNGNKSYHAEEEEDFDWTRICEKKVVVPVTKDGFTRGIGAAMVEGFLLHWVNATECVECEASQGRCGYNNSTHESLCYCKDGTVKFDNCNTKG